The Oscillatoria acuminata PCC 6304 genomic interval TCCTTTCCCATTCTTGCGTCCTTACGACTTCTGGAAGTAACGGATTTCTCATCGCCGATTTTGGCAAATCATATCCAATTGTAACAAACCAGTATTTTTTATCTTCTGAAAGTTCAACTTCTTCCAACCTTAAATCCTGGATATCTAATGGGCCATTTTGACTCATCAAATCTTGCACAGAATTAAAATAATCTCGGGCAGCCAAGATAGCTTTTCGCACGTCAATCATGGTGAACTCTCCGGGTTAGTGTTTTCAATCTTACAGTTCGAGAAGGGGCAGATGGAAGCATCTGCCCCTCCCTAACTCAAACTAAGTCTATTCTATCCCTTCAATCCGGTCCTCCACTTCCTGATACAACTCGCGCAGGCGGTCTAAATTCTCCTCACTGGTTTCCCAGTACCCGCGTCCATTGGCTTCTAGCAAGGTGGTGACCATCTTGCGGAACGAGTTCGGATTCAGGTTCAGCAGGCGTTTCTGCATCTCCTCATCCTTCATAAAGGTTTCGTTCGCTTCCTCGTACACCCAGTTATCGACAGCACCTGCTGTCGCACTCCATCCCATTGTATTCACGAGGCGTTTCGAGAGTTCGCGGACGCCTTCGTAGCCGTGGGAGAGCATTCCCTCGTACCACTTGGGATTGAGCATCTTGGTGCGCGTATCTAAGCGGACGGTTTCCGATAGGGTTCGCACTTGGGCGTTGGCGGTGGTGGTGTCGGCGATGTAGGCTGCGGGTTTCTTGCCGTCGCCGCGTAAGGTGCCGATCACTTTGGTCGGGTCGGAATCGAAGTAGTGAGAAACGTCGGTGAGACTGATTTCCGAAGAATCCAAGTTTTGGAATGTGACATCCGCCGTTTTCAAGGAAGACTCGAAAATCTGACGGTCCTGTTCCATTGTTCCCGGATTATCCGAGGAGAAGGCAAAGGATTTACGGGTGAGATACATTTCCTGTAACTCGTTCTCGCTTTCCCAGGTGCTATTCTCCACTGCTAGGTTGACGTTGGAGGCGTAGGAACCGGAAGCGTTAGAAAAGACGCGGGTGGCGGCTTGGCGCAGGTTGATTCCCATCTCTTCCGCTTGTTTCATCGCGTGTTTACGGATGAAGTTCATCTCTAATGGTTCGTCGGCTTCAGCGGCCATTTTCACCGCTTTGTCTAACAGGTTCATTTGGTTAATGAACAAGTCACGGAAGACGCCGGAACAGTTGATCACCACGTCGATGCGGGGACGTCCTAACTCTTCTAAGGACAGCAGTTCCAGTTTGTTGACTCGTCCTAATGCATCGGGAACGGGTTTGACTCCCACCATCCACATGATTTGGGCGAGGGATTCCCCGTAGGTTTTGATGTTGTCGGTTCCCCAGAGGACGCAGGCGATGGTTTCGGGCCATTCTCCGTTATTTTCTCGCCGTTGCCGGTCTAACAGCCGGTCTACGACGATTTTGGCCGAGGTGACTGCGGCGGCGGTGGGGATGGATTGGGGGTCGAGGGCGTGGATGTTTTTGCCGGTAGGGAGCACATCCGGGTTACGGATGGGGTCGCCACCGGGTCCGGGGAGGACATATTCCCCTTCTAAGGCGCGCAATAAGGCCCCGAGTTCGTTGTCGGCGCAGACTTGCTGGAGGCAGAATTCCAGGTACTCAAACAGGGGTTTGAGGTCGTCGTTGCTGACGTTGGGATATCCCGATTGGTGCAGGGATTCGACCCAGGGGGCTTTTTTGCCCATGTTGAAGAAGTTGAGTTTGGAGACTCGGGAGACTCGTCCTTCGGCATCGGTTTGTTCTTGGACGAGGGCGGCGACTGCGGCGCGAGTGGCTTGAATAATCGCTTGTAACAGTTCGACGTCTTCTAGGATGCCTTTATCGTTGTTGGCATAGAGTTCGTCGATGTCCCGTCCGATGCTGTTGGCGATAATGCGTAGCAGACTCTTGACGCCTTCTTCGTCGCGATCGAGGGAGGCGATGTTGACTAAGGTGGCGATCGCCTCTTCAGCAGAAGGCGGTTTACCAATCACGTGCAACCCACAGGGTAACAACCGCGATTCGATTTCCATCAGCTTGCGGTAGACTTGACCCACTACATTATCCCGTTCCTCGGGAGTCAGTTCGATCGCATCTTTCTCGGGTAAGTTGATATCCTGATCCAAATTCACCAACCGGCATTTATCCATGATGGTGTTAACGATCGCCACTCCCCGTCCACTCTCTTTCAGAGTTTGATAGGACCCAATCAACTCATTCAGTTCTTGCAGTCCCTTGTATAACCCCGCATTCTCTGCCGGTGGCGTCAAATAGCTAATCGTTTCAGCATAGGACCGACGTTTGGCGATGGTCGCCTCCGAAGGATTATTAGCCGCGTAATAGTAGATATTTGGAATCTTGCCAATTAAGCTGTCGGGATAGCATTCTCCCGACATCCCCATCTGCTTCCCTGGCATAAATTCCAAGGACCCATGAGTGCCAAAGTGAAGCACCGCATCAGCACCCCAAATTTGCTCTAAATAGGTGTAGTAAGCGGCAAATCCATGATGGGGACTAGCCGATCGCGAGAACAACAACCGCATCGGGTCGCCTTCATACCCAAAGGTTGGCTGAATCCCGATAAAGACGTTTCCAAATGACTTCCCATACACCAACAAATTTTGGCCATCGGTGTTGAGATGTCCCGGAGGCGGTCCCCAGTTTTCTTGCAGGCGTTCAGAATAGGGTGTCAGTTTTTCATACTCTTCCACCGACATCCGATAGGCGACATTCAATTCCGGGCTATTGTACTGCGCTTGGGCATCGTGGATAACTTCCAACATCAGCGCCTCAGCAGACTCAGGCAACTCAGGAAGGTCATACCCGTTGCATTTGAGGGCGTTCATCACTTCATAGATGCTGCCGAACACATCTAGATAGGCAGCAGTTCCCACATTCCCTTTATCTGGGGGGAAACTGAAGATGGTGATAGCCAGTTTTTTATCCAGTTTGGGCTTCCGGCGCAGGGTTGCCCATTTAATTGCCCGTTGGGTGACTGTTTCGATGCGGTCCTGGAGGGCGATCGCCTTCCCGGTAGCCCCATCTCGTCCCGATAAAATAATCGGTTCGATCGCCCCATCCAATTCCGGAATCGCAATCTGTAGGGCCACTTGAATCGGGTGTAACCCCAAATCACTATCCTGCCATTCTTCGGTAGTTTGGAACACCAACGGCAAGGCTACCATATAGGGCCGATTTAACCGTTTCAGAGAGTCGATCGCCTTGGGATGGTCTTGACGGGCGGGACCTCCCACCAAAGCAAATCCGGTCAACGAAATCACCGTATCCACCAACGGCAACGGTTCAACGCCTTTCGCCCCCACATCCCAGAAATAGGCATCCACAGGTTTAGAAAAGTCTAATCCCCCGGCAAACACCGGAATCGGGCGTGCACCCAAGGCTTCAATTTCCTGCACCATTGCCACATAATGGGCATCATCCCCGGTCACCAGGTGGGTGCGTTGCAGCACTAATCCAATGCAGGGGGCCAGGGGGTCTTTGAGGTCATCGGAAATATCGTCCCGGCTGTTATACCAGTTCAGATAATCCTTAACATCCTCAAACATTTTCGGGGCCAAGGGATGCCAGACCCCCATATCCAGATAAACCACTGGATCCTGGAATTTCACCGTTTGCTGACCTTTGAAGACATATTTATCCGCCAACATCAGCAGGAAGTTTTCCAGGTTTTCTGAGGACCCTCCCAACCAATATTGGAAACTCAGCATGAAGTTGCGGGCATCCTGGGCTTTGTCCATCGGTAGATATTTGAGGACTTTGGGCAAGGTTTGTAGCAACTTGAGCATTCCATCCTGGAAGGAACTCCCAGATTTTTCCTTGCGCTTCTTCATAAATTGCCCGATCGCACTCTTGGATTGACCCAATTGCGCCATCGAGAAACTGCCCATTTTATTCAGACGCATCACCTCCGGCATGGAGGGAAACACCACGGCGACATCCAGGCGATCGCGGTGGGGCTCGACTGCGGCAGTCACTTTTTGGGCTAAATCTTCAATGAAAATTAGGGAAGCAATAAAAACATTTGCCGTGGCTAGATCCTGCTTAAAAGCCTCGTAGTTATTCGAGTCACGCAGTTCTTCGATCAAGTAACCACTGATTTCAATGGCTAAATTTTGGTTATTTTCGTTGATTGAGCGAACCGCAGACGATAAAGCACTCTGATACTGGGCTTCTAGCACGACATAGACCACCTTCAGTAAAGAACGCCCTCTGATATCATCTGGGGCAATGTGTCGAATGGTGGGCTTGACGTGAGTGAACATGAAGTTTGGCTCCTTTTAGATGCGCTTGCAGCAATTTAGCAGTCAGGTTTGTCGCGTCGAATTTAGGGTCTAGCGAGTCCAACGCAACAGTGGCAACTGTAAGAGTTTTTACCAAAAAATGCGTCTCTCTGGGGGCTTTTGGCCCAGATCCGACACAATTCGATAAGAAACGATTGCCAATTGTGTAGTTTTGTTAACTTTATTAGCCGGTATTTACTTTACCATGTCCGTTACATAAGTTCATAATTTGCTCTAATATCATCCGTTTCTATTTTTGATTTAACAGATTAGTGATAAATTATTACAGAAACGTAATTAAGCGACGAGCAGGTCTAGGCGATCGGTCACAAAAGAGAGAAGAGTGAGAATTCCTGGACCGAAGGGGTAAGTGAGGGGAACCCCTCTAAATCTTCACAGTGTTCCAATCCCCAACTCTCCCCTTTTCACTCAATCCAAAGGGATTGGGGACCCTCTTAAACCGCCCCAGATTCATCTTCTTAAAAGAATAAACAAAAACTCGATCCAAAATGAAACAATTAAGGTATAATGCTCGGCATATCCGTCAACAACTGACGGGTCAAAATTTTCTGGTGTGAGGAAATTCCAATGAGCTTTGCGGTTTACAACGAAAGTTTTTACTTGACGAATAATCCGGATATTCAACAAGCGGTTAATACCGGAATCTTTACCTCCGGTCTGAGCCACTTCCAAATATTTGGGTTGGGGGAAGGAAGAGTCCAAGTTTCTCCATTTTATGACGAAGCAACCTATTTACTCAACAATCCCGATGTTGCAGCAGCGGTGAGTAATCGATCGCTAACTTCTGGATTGCAACACTTCATTGCTTTAGGGGAAGCCGAAGGACGGGTGAATATTTCCCCATTGTGGAATGAGAACACCTATTTATCTCTAAATCCCGATGTAGCAGGGGCCGTGAATAGTGGACTTTTGGTCTCGGGATTGCAACATTTTCTCGCCCTGGGACAAGCGGAAGGACGTCCCGGTGCACCCCCAGTGTCCCTCACCCCTGCCGGGTTTAACGAATCCGCGTATTTAGCCATCAATACCGATGTCAGAACCGCAGTAGAGTCCGGGGTCCTCAGTTCTGGATTAGCCCACTATCAAAGTTTTGGACAATTTGAACCCAATCGGGCCGGGGTTTTCCTCGGTACCAGTGGGAGTGATACGATTAATGCGTTTGGACAAGCGACAGGCATTCTCGGTGTGGGACTGTCTAATATTACCCCATTGGGGATTGGGGGACTCGATGGAATTCCTACCAGTTTAGGAGTTGGAGAAATTGACACCTTAATTGGAGGACCGGGAGTCGATATTTTTAATCTG includes:
- a CDS encoding magnesium chelatase subunit H; the protein is MFTHVKPTIRHIAPDDIRGRSLLKVVYVVLEAQYQSALSSAVRSINENNQNLAIEISGYLIEELRDSNNYEAFKQDLATANVFIASLIFIEDLAQKVTAAVEPHRDRLDVAVVFPSMPEVMRLNKMGSFSMAQLGQSKSAIGQFMKKRKEKSGSSFQDGMLKLLQTLPKVLKYLPMDKAQDARNFMLSFQYWLGGSSENLENFLLMLADKYVFKGQQTVKFQDPVVYLDMGVWHPLAPKMFEDVKDYLNWYNSRDDISDDLKDPLAPCIGLVLQRTHLVTGDDAHYVAMVQEIEALGARPIPVFAGGLDFSKPVDAYFWDVGAKGVEPLPLVDTVISLTGFALVGGPARQDHPKAIDSLKRLNRPYMVALPLVFQTTEEWQDSDLGLHPIQVALQIAIPELDGAIEPIILSGRDGATGKAIALQDRIETVTQRAIKWATLRRKPKLDKKLAITIFSFPPDKGNVGTAAYLDVFGSIYEVMNALKCNGYDLPELPESAEALMLEVIHDAQAQYNSPELNVAYRMSVEEYEKLTPYSERLQENWGPPPGHLNTDGQNLLVYGKSFGNVFIGIQPTFGYEGDPMRLLFSRSASPHHGFAAYYTYLEQIWGADAVLHFGTHGSLEFMPGKQMGMSGECYPDSLIGKIPNIYYYAANNPSEATIAKRRSYAETISYLTPPAENAGLYKGLQELNELIGSYQTLKESGRGVAIVNTIMDKCRLVNLDQDINLPEKDAIELTPEERDNVVGQVYRKLMEIESRLLPCGLHVIGKPPSAEEAIATLVNIASLDRDEEGVKSLLRIIANSIGRDIDELYANNDKGILEDVELLQAIIQATRAAVAALVQEQTDAEGRVSRVSKLNFFNMGKKAPWVESLHQSGYPNVSNDDLKPLFEYLEFCLQQVCADNELGALLRALEGEYVLPGPGGDPIRNPDVLPTGKNIHALDPQSIPTAAAVTSAKIVVDRLLDRQRRENNGEWPETIACVLWGTDNIKTYGESLAQIMWMVGVKPVPDALGRVNKLELLSLEELGRPRIDVVINCSGVFRDLFINQMNLLDKAVKMAAEADEPLEMNFIRKHAMKQAEEMGINLRQAATRVFSNASGSYASNVNLAVENSTWESENELQEMYLTRKSFAFSSDNPGTMEQDRQIFESSLKTADVTFQNLDSSEISLTDVSHYFDSDPTKVIGTLRGDGKKPAAYIADTTTANAQVRTLSETVRLDTRTKMLNPKWYEGMLSHGYEGVRELSKRLVNTMGWSATAGAVDNWVYEEANETFMKDEEMQKRLLNLNPNSFRKMVTTLLEANGRGYWETSEENLDRLRELYQEVEDRIEGIE